Within Calliopsis andreniformis isolate RMS-2024a chromosome 4, iyCalAndr_principal, whole genome shotgun sequence, the genomic segment AAACCGATTCATGTTACTATTCATAAGAAGGAATGAAACGTATTCTTTTTCGTAGATAGTCGAGATAGGCTTATGTTTATAGCCTGATATTCGGGATAGGCTTTTAACGAACATCGACTTGTCCTAGTGTTCCAAATTTTACCATTCGATTAATTTTCTGACCACGCTATATTTTTAGACCAACTGTACGTCATATTAGTACGTACCTCTGTACAATTTTGTCCAGTGTATTCTGGTGTACATTGACACTTATATCCACCATCATCTCCGCAGTTGCATATACCTCCGTTTTGGCAGTAATCCTGTCATCAGAAACGGATGTGTGAAGATTAAGAAATTTATTAAAGCCATACTGACCGAAAAGAATTCGATGAAAAACAGTACCTCTTTACAAGGATCCACCATGCTGCAATTGTATCCGCAATAACCCGGTTCACAAGTACATTGATAAGTCCCTGCTAAGTTCTCACATCGACCGTGACCACAGCTGGTGGTTGGATCTTGACATTCATCTATATCGAGAGAACAATCGGGTCCCGTGTATCCTGTATCACTGCAGTCACACGTGAAATTGTTTACACCATCGTAGCATATACCATCGTTTTTACATGGTACGTTTCCTTCAGCATCTGGCGCACAGTCGTCAATATTAATTTCGCAATAAAGTCCGGAGTAACCAGGTGGACAAGTGCACCGAGGTGTCTAGAATTCAAAATAATCTATTATTAAATATACATCTTACATTTGCTCTTAAATGCAATAGAAAAGCATACCAATGtttacaaataaaaatttaaataaagttgTAAAATGCATTGGGTCATCCCACAAATGGTGCttctaaaaattattttattcgtaAAGAAATTAATGCATACTGTTATTTTTAGCAACAGGTCTGTCGAATATTATATTCTACCACATTTTCTAGCTATCAGATCATTTTTGGGACTCTTTCTTGGAAGATTCTTAGCTTTTTGAATTAAAATGTAAAAGGGGAAGACATTACTTATGGGATGACCTAATACTTCAGTAATGTAAAAATTGACTTTAATATATACCTGATATAAGAAATCGCATCTGCCACCGTTTTGACACTTTCGCCCAATACAATAAGGAACGTTACAAGTTGGACCTTCATAACCAGTCATACATGTACAAGTGAAATTATCGCCAGTTTGCGGATTTGCAATGTCAGTGCAAATACCACCATTTTTACAAGGTTGATTTTCGCAAGtgattaaattaattttctgaCATAGTTCGCCAGTAAATTGGTCTGGACATTCACAACGGAAATAACCGGGAAGATTTACACATACTCCGTCATGTTggcaaggactgagtgttacacACTCATTTATATCACTGTCACACCTAACACAAGAATAAGATTCATAAGTGATGATAATATGAATTTGATTGTAATAATTTAGAGACAACAATGGAGATCaaacttttaattaatattattaacagaaacaataaatagaacttatgcaaaagaataatttttcatttaaaaacttACAGCCATCCTTGCCATCCACTGCTACACATACACGTGTAATTAGCAATCCCATCTACACACGTTGCTTTATTTTCGCATTTATTATCAATGCATTCATCGATGTTAAACGAGCAATCGTCCTCTGTGTAGCCAGCAGGGCATTCACAAACGTAACTATTTGCTTTATCAAGACAGTGACCACCATTTTTACAGTTTGCATCAAAGCAAAGTTGACAGCCAATACTCTCGTGATATGTTGAATTATTTTCTTGTAATGCTAAATATTCTAGAGGTGTAAAATTAGCATTTTGATAAACTTCCTCGTATGTGAAGTAATGTAACAACATGCTACCAATTCGTACTTCACCCATGCACCCTTTAAAAGCTTCTCCTGTAAAGTGTAATATACCTTTTTATTAAATTGAATGAAtatcatttaaaatttaaattataaaaggaAACAAAAAGTTTCTAATTGTGACATTCTATAAGTGTACAATTTGCTAATTTATATTTACTatgacttttttatttttttatttatttaattatatatgcatttatatttttaatatagtttCTACGATTACAAACATTAAAAGACGATTGCAAAAATTACCTGACATCATATTATGAGGTGGTAAAGCCGTGGTCAATGTACGTTCAGGAAAGTCTACTGAGTTGTCTTGAATGCCGTTTCTATTTTCCAGTATTTGTTTATCAGAATTAACAGTAACATAGCTATGTCTGTCAGAGAAAGTAGTACCAAGTCCGCCTAAAGTGACCGTACCAGTAACCAGTAGATCATACCACAGAGAGAAACTGAAATTTGGGCTAACTTCTGACGTATTCTCGTCATTAGGATTTGCGTATTCGCATTCCATGGAATTATTATTTAGTCTTAATATAATGGATGTCCAATCTCCGTCACTTTCGGTTTTACCAAAAGCTAGTGTTCCTTGATTTTGCATATCCAAGCGCCAAGATACTGTAATCTGGTCTTTGTAAACAGAAACAGTGAAATATTGGTCTCCCACGCGAGGTGCGATGTGCATTAAAGTGCCACCAGTATTCGATCGATACGTGATTTGAATGGTGTCGATTGTTGAATCAGTTACATTCTTCTCTTCTACCTGATTATAAATATAGGTGAAGGAAGTAGTTACACCATTGAACGTAGCATTAGCTATACATTCGTAGCCATCATCGAGATTTTGACACTTCGATCCACTTGGACAATCTTGCAGTTGGCAGAATTCCATTTCTTGACATGTCTTTCCAGTATATCCCCGAGGACATTGACACCAAAAGTCGTTCCACGTGATGTGGCAAGTTCCATTATGGTTACATGGATTACTCACGCAAACATTATCGGATACGACACCTTTAAGAACTTTGTCATAATCAAAAGTTACGTTGCCGAATTGTATTGGGGTGGGAATGTCATTTGCCTGTACATAACATACAAAAGATATACTGTTAATACTCAGTAGATTGTAGAAATGCaaacaatattcaattcagTATGTTATACATGATATAATTACACCTGGATATTTTTTTAACCCTTAGTGGGCACACTTGATTTTCGCATCGTGCGTGACTACACTGGGTCCATTTTGTTCGCGACTGTTTTTTTTACTGTTCTAAACTttcaaaaaatctaaaaaaattctCTAATACTTATTGAAGTTTCTATTTTAATGTACCATCGCTAGTTGAGTCAAATGTTTGTAGGATTAATTAGGAAAAGTAAAACTTCTTTTCAAAGGTATTTAAAAGTGAAAATTTACTGCGCACAAAATGGACCCACGGAGGATCCATTAAATTCTTATGTTATATTTGGACAGTATTTCTACTTGTATAATATAAAACTCCCTTCAGATTTATATTTTACGTCAGTAGGAGTAAGAGACTGAcatattatatttattgtaatatattatTACCTTCAGAGGAAAAAATTCGACGACCATAGTATCAATTCCATTCGATATTTGAACATCTTGAATAATTCCTTTGAAATTAACTTGCGGAGCTTGGGGTACTTCTATTTGACGATTGTCAACTTGTCGTATATACCTAGATGCTTGTGGTAAACCTCCCAGATATAAGACGGTTACGTTCAATTGACCAGAAGCACTAATAGTTTTTCGGAAATATTCGGTACCATTAATCTTTACTTGGACCAATGTCACGTTTCTAATCACTTGTATCAAGtgattgtttccatcatttagttTTACACCGCCAACTGTATATGCTTCAGTACCGTTAAACTGAATTCTAACAAGCAATTCACCTCCTTCTAACTGAGCAGCTATGTAAGTTTTTTCCTGAGGCTTGAAATCAGTTTGCGAACCAGGTTCTGATCCTAAGTAAAATATATCACCTCTATCTTGTCTAGTACGAATAAACATAGAAATATCAACTATTGATCTAACTGCTCTTCTGGCCATGTCGGAAACTTTCACAGTTACATATCCGTTCGTGATATTTTCATATCCAAAGGTAGCTGCTGTCATATTATATTGGCAGGTATGGCCAAGATATGGTCGTTCGCATTTACAAGAAAAGTCACGCCACCTGTCAGTGCAATGTCCATCGTTCTTACAAGGATTTGGTGAACATTGAGCCTCGCGAGGGCAACCTGGTTCAACGTCTTCCATGTACACAGTTTTTGAAGAGGTGCCAGAGTATACCTAAACACACAGTTTTTCTAATTTAATGTTTCTATAAAAGAAGTATACTGTAACACGTATAGTGCTCCGCTGAGAAAGGTCATGGCAGCAATGCAGATCATTGAACCCAGAGCTCTTCTTATCAGCGGAACATAGtaatattttcatcgtatactttttgtgaattaaaatacaacatacccATTCTCCATTAATAACGACATCCTCAGTGCAACCCACGAAGAAAGAGGGGCCATGTGTTAATCGTCGCAAGTAGCTAATAGTGCCACCGACATAAGTCATTGGGAAagatgtgtgattagaattagaGCCCTCGTTTAAACTAATAGGATAAATAGTTTGTTCTTCGTTGGCTGAGAGTACCAAATGCGTGGCATTGATCGCGACAAACACCTTTTGCCAAGTGGAATCGTTTAAACCGCTGCCAATAAATACACCTTCCCATTTATTCAAAAGACTCGAGTGTAGATTCAGCTTGCCATTGACGAGTTCAAGAATATAAAATGTTGATCCTTTCCCGATAGCGAGCAACCCATTTGGCAAAGTAGTTCGAAAACGAAATTGAATATCGTATCCTTCGTCACGTGTTGTATTTACTAGGACGTATGAACTGCCGATCAAAGACATCGTCGTTACCTGCAAGCAAGTACAGAATTATATAAGTGGAAGCAATTAAGAACGTTCAATTTTCACCTTTACGCACCTTCTCCTGTGTAACGTAATTTGTGCAAGAAACAACGAGTGCAATTAAATCAAATGCATTGTgttattaaatataaattatcgTCATAATGTTAGAAGGTTTCTATTTCATTTGTATCAGGAAAGGAAAAGATATATATATGTAATAGCAACTTACGTAGTCACATATTTCCCCATGATAGCCATTTGGACAGGTACAGTTAAATTTGTGGATAGTTTCGTCGACAAGGTATGGCCAACAGGTACCACCGTTTTGACAGGCGTTTCCCTGGCAACCGATCAACTCAACCGAACAATTTTTACCACCGTACTCTGGATCACAGGTACATGTATAATCAGCCCTGCCATCAGTGCATACACCGTGTTTGCATGGTGTATATCTTTTGCACTCATCGATATCGTGCTGACAATGGTCGCCCTCGTAACCCTCGTCGCATTCACAGGTGTAGCCGCCGATGCGATCAACGCAAGTTCCAGCTTGACAAGGATTGCTATCACATTCGTTAATATTTACTTCACAGTTTTTGCCTGTAACACCTTGCACACACAGACATTCATATCTAAAAAAGTTAAGAATTTACAATAATCgtgtattattaaaatatatcaTTCTTATTATCGATGTCTTCTTTTagttgaatcggtgagttgaagaatagtCTAAATCctaaattagccattttcaaataatttcaacattATGTTTAGACTCCAGAgctaaagtgtattaagtcacagAAAATAAGTGAACTTACAAGGAAAGTTACCCAGATGATCAATTAGTTTTAAAAAACTAACCATTGGAAGTTATAGTACCCTGTCTGCTATTAACAGCAATAAGTGCCATTCGCTCCGAAAATTTGATATCGGGCTGAAAAATGATGTCAAGGTCTGCATAAATGAGATTTTTCcacaattttgttattttttaggtTTTCCTAGGTATATGTAAAAAAAAGTAACTGAGATAGAAGAAAAAACTTGGGTCTCGATTTCGATACTCGAGTTATGATACAAGATTTTGGGTCAACCCAAAAAGATCAAAAACTATATCAGCAAAATCTGCCCACACAAAACAGATTGTCGTTAAAATCAATCCACCTAAAGTACGATTGTATTCCCTAATACTCTCTGGCTTTGGGAACCAGAGACATGCACAAAACCATACGTTGGAATCAAATATCTAGTTTATACTGGATtcatactgttcttcaactcatcgaTTCAATTTATATTCTACAATTCTTACCCGCTGGCGTTTGCATAGCTAAAAtcttgattgaagatcgaaggtaaCGTTAACACATCGCTTTTATACAATTCTTTATTCGATCTTTCTAAGCAAGTACCATTGTACTGACAAGGTGAGCTTTCGCACTCGTTAATATCGACCTCACAGTTTTTACCAGTGTATCCTGCGTAACATTGgcatttataatttttaatatcatCTATACAGAGTGCACCATTTACACAAGGTTCCGAGTGACAATCGTCGATGTTCTTTTCACAGCGTGCACCTTCAAAGCCAGTGTCTCGACAGTCACACGTGTAGTTGTTAATACCATCGATGCATCGACCGTGGTTTAAACACGGTAATGGTTCGCAGTCGTCGATATTTATTTCGCAATTTAATCCAC encodes:
- the Crb gene encoding cell polarity complex component crumbs → MRARYVVAVLTSLLVVTDEAPQDRHKNYDEHPREAYFNGSAFLKLSSFVSVHRHSGLSFRTCEGGRLFMQKYNDDSISLEVTLDGLLFVAIVDQQRYKARLNARLLNNAWHNVNLFFRLGNLTLNAAGHTQVIANATYNAAILTLPDYNKNGSLIVGEGFRGCILQGPGILFNNTINNGAIFGPCPTDNKGCGTNGLGGGVGASAITTMDFCHHEPCMMHGKCVSRQDRYECHCYARYSGNNCQIDNGPVCVNNPCRNGGTCNEDPRGEFSCSCKPGFTGTTCESQLGVRLCEQSPCKNDGVCLALTDSEYKCECLPGWTGKNCETNFNECSSNPCRHGGVCIDGINNYTCICDRTGYEGANCEIDIDECQANPCLNNGICYDTYGGYICHCPNGFEGQNCELNLNECLSNPCMHGSDCVDDVGSYHCNCAPGYAGRHCERRSLCENAACPPNSICVEDAHGPQCVCNPGFMGNPPNCTINYCASNPCTNGGTCTSNKDGYNCTCPLEWKGPTCLSPASDWCSACYNGGTCLENRFGISMCQCPRFWTGPQCKEPITCRDLPCKQASACHDYPGGYYCTCEPGWTGLECSIDVDECSSDPCRNGGICIDQLNSYYCQCLPGYTGKNCQINVDECLSQPCQNGGTCIDQINGYTCNCTSDYMDENCEHEYNVCAMNPCQNNGNCTVPPGLRHEFICKCPRGFEGKACDINVDDCVDIICPDGKVCVDGIDGFECKCREGYRDPNCTLIIDHCATKPCNNGTCIDLGEPGFECKCKDGFQGQFCDEDVDECEIMGSSLCNNGICVNNNGGYNCFCRPGFSGDHCDINIDECLCGPCKNNASCIDGINTFECQCPPGYSGKTCDVDVNECESNPCLNGATCLDEIASYTCVCSSGFRGLNCEINIDDCEPLPCLNHGRCIDGINNYTCDCRDTGFEGARCEKNIDDCHSEPCVNGALCIDDIKNYKCQCYAGYTGKNCEVDINECESSPCQYNGTCLERSNKELYKSDVLTLPSIFNQDFSYANASGYECLCVQGVTGKNCEVNINECDSNPCQAGTCVDRIGGYTCECDEGYEGDHCQHDIDECKRYTPCKHGVCTDGRADYTCTCDPEYGGKNCSVELIGCQGNACQNGGTCWPYLVDETIHKFNCTCPNGYHGEICDYVTTMSLIGSSYVLVNTTRDEGYDIQFRFRTTLPNGLLAIGKGSTFYILELVNGKLNLHSSLLNKWEGVFIGSGLNDSTWQKVFVAINATHLVLSANEEQTIYPISLNEGSNSNHTSFPMTYVGGTISYLRRLTHGPSFFVGCTEDVVINGEWVYSGTSSKTVYMEDVEPGCPREAQCSPNPCKNDGHCTDRWRDFSCKCERPYLGHTCQYNMTAATFGYENITNGYVTVKVSDMARRAVRSIVDISMFIRTRQDRGDIFYLGSEPGSQTDFKPQEKTYIAAQLEGGELLVRIQFNGTEAYTVGGVKLNDGNNHLIQVIRNVTLVQVKINGTEYFRKTISASGQLNVTVLYLGGLPQASRYIRQVDNRQIEVPQAPQVNFKGIIQDVQISNGIDTMVVEFFPLKANDIPTPIQFGNVTFDYDKVLKGVVSDNVCVSNPCNHNGTCHITWNDFWCQCPRGYTGKTCQEMEFCQLQDCPSGSKCQNLDDGYECIANATFNGVTTSFTYIYNQVEEKNVTDSTIDTIQITYRSNTGGTLMHIAPRVGDQYFTVSVYKDQITVSWRLDMQNQGTLAFGKTESDGDWTSIILRLNNNSMECEYANPNDENTSEVSPNFSFSLWYDLLVTGTVTLGGLGTTFSDRHSYVTVNSDKQILENRNGIQDNSVDFPERTLTTALPPHNMMSGEAFKGCMGEVRIGSMLLHYFTYEEVYQNANFTPLEYLALQENNSTYHESIGCQLCFDANCKNGGHCLDKANSYVCECPAGYTEDDCSFNIDECIDNKCENKATCVDGIANYTCMCSSGWQGWLCDSDINECVTLSPCQHDGVCVNLPGYFRCECPDQFTGELCQKINLITCENQPCKNGGICTDIANPQTGDNFTCTCMTGYEGPTCNVPYCIGRKCQNGGRCDFLYQTPRCTCPPGYSGLYCEINIDDCAPDAEGNVPCKNDGICYDGVNNFTCDCSDTGYTGPDCSLDIDECQDPTTSCGHGRCENLAGTYQCTCEPGYCGYNCSMVDPCKEDYCQNGGICNCGDDGGYKCQCTPEYTGQNCTETVNFLGSQALDIAVIVGPIVGCLFLIAVGSLVALFMMARKKRATRGTYSPSAQEFSNPRVEMDNVMKPPPEERLI